The following are encoded in a window of Fusarium oxysporum f. sp. lycopersici 4287 chromosome 5, whole genome shotgun sequence genomic DNA:
- a CDS encoding hypothetical protein (At least one base has a quality score < 10), whose product MSGAVMPSPSPAPARSGLITAPHLCLVVSTTFLAATRALASHSPTITSMAAHSGPLAATVTTTGPSRWSARVIKSPFRTTSSSTQQAVAQPSQPPPSSTPSTTSGATSTATPSKATPPARVFLKEMSSRTSSKSSSPTSRANLTVALITPLLALLSSTSVAFARVISSFRLVLSTGRILAFCRSLRDCLLRGLRRLLLRGARFLEMLDSERSRNVALRGLL is encoded by the exons ATGTCTGGGGCGGTGATGCCTTCACCTTCTCCGGCACCAGCAAGATCTGGGTTGATCACTGCACC ACATCTCTGCTTGGTCGTCAGCACTACGTTTTTGGCCGCGACAAGAGCACTGGCATCACACTCTCCAACAATCACATCGATGGCCGCACACAGTGGTCCGCTGGCTGCGACGGTTACCACTACTGGACCATCGAGATGGTCGGCCAGGGTGATCAAATCACCCTTCAGA ACAACCTCATCGAGCACACAGCAGGCCGTGGCCCAGCCCTCTCAGCCACCACCTTCCTCCACGCCGTCAACAACGTCTGGCGCGACATCAACGGCCACGCCATCGAAGGCGACACCGCCGGCAAGGGTCTTTTTGAAGGAAATGTCTTCCAGAACGTCAAGCAAGTCGTCGTCCCCGACTTCAAGGGCCAACTTAACAGTTGCCCTGATAACGCCGCTGCTAGCGCTACTCAGCAGTACCTCGGTCGCGTTTGCCAGGGTAATATCTTCATTTCGTCTGGTGCTTTCAACAGGAAGGATACTGGCTTTTTGTCGGAGTTTAAGGGACTGCCTATTGCGAGGTCTACGCAGGCTACTACTGCGCGGAGCAAGGTTCCTGGAAATGCTGGATTCGGAAAGATCTAGGAATGTTGCGTTGAGAGGGTTGTTGTGA
- a CDS encoding hypothetical protein (At least one base has a quality score < 10), translating into MKAPGSISSLLLAVALLFSTGSAASEKSNNKTVIADTVFHNGSIYSLDLLSTKYTALAVKDGRIAFLGDEEGIQSYIAKNTSVFNLEGRMMMPGLVDAHMHPLRGGASLLKCNMNFQPLGLRKVLEKIQSCLDDDKDKSNEDWLEVISLDYYALVDDTGGVTKKDLDKLKTKRPILVASADSHTFWVNSAALKVSSLTSKTKDPRNGKFERLAGSQELSGILQILRRVISRLILWMSGLPSKSASRAQAIPKTPTPQPRKAAPYNGNGLPGLTLTRDQAIRAITTESARFLRADAYIGSLEVGKLADAIILKANYFEVPEQHIARQKTLLTMVGGEVVYIADEVDFKNGVKPKFKNDDDVGRMIKRRSVGGIQGRNLSEKGKRSVQRLQTRGACVHSNHH; encoded by the exons ATGAAAGCTCCAGGTTCGATCTCTAGCCTGCTTCTGGCAGTAGCTCTTCTGTTTTCAACCGGCTCAGCTGCTTCCGAGAAGTCAAACAACAAGACAGTTATTGCAGACACCGTCTTTCACAATGGATCCATTTATTCTCTCGATCTTCTATCTACAAAATACACTGCCCTCGCCGTCAAAGATGGACGCATTGCCTTCCTAGGCGACGAGGAAGGCATTCAGTCATACATCGCAAAGAACACTTCGGTCTTCAACCTTGAAGGCCGCATGATGATGCCTGGTCTCGTGGACGCCCACATGCATCCCCTGCGTGGCGGAGCGAGTCTACTGAAGTGCAACATGAACTTTCAACCTTTGGGTCTTCGTAAAGTCCTTGAGAAAATCCAGAGTTGTCTTGATGACGACAAGGATAAGAGTAATGAAGATTGGCTAGAGGTTATCTCGCTTGACTACTACGCCTTGGTCGACGATACGGGCGGCGTTACGAAGAAGGACCTAGATAAGCTCAAGACGAAAAGGCCTATCCTGGTTGCGTCAGCTGATTCACATACCTTCTGGGTCAACTCTGCTGCGTTGAAGGTATCATCTCTCACAAGCAAGACCAAAGACCCACGAAACGGCAAATTTGAGCGACTTGCGGGAAGTCAAGAACTTTCAGGAATTTTACAGATTCTGCGACGAGTTATTAGCAG ATTGATCCTCTGGATGAGTGGCTTGCCATCAAAGTCGGCGTCACGCGCTCAGGCGATCCCAAAAACCCCAACTCCCCAGCCTCGCAAGGCGGCTCCCTACAACGGCAACGGTCTTCCCGGTCTGACCCTCACACGCGATCAGGCTATCCGAGCCATCACGACCGAGAGCGCTCGCTTCCTTCGCGCTGATGCCTATATCGGATCACTTGAAGTTGGAAAGCTTGCAGATGCTATTATTCTAAAGGCCAATTACTTTGAAGTCCCTGAGCAGCATATCGCTAGACAGAAGACGCTTTTGACGATGGTTGGTGGTGAGGTTGTATATATCGCGGATGAGGTTGATTTCAAGAATGGTGTTAAACCTAAGTTtaagaatgatgatgatgttggtagGATGATTAAGAGGAGGAGTGTTGGGGGGATTCAGGGGAGAAATTTGTCGGAGAAGGGGAAGAGATCTGTGCAGCGTTTGCAGACTCGAGGGGCTTGTGTGCATTCTAATCATCACTGA